A segment of the Juglans regia cultivar Chandler chromosome 15, Walnut 2.0, whole genome shotgun sequence genome:
CTTGCCATTGAAGATCCCGTACCTAGTGAGGCATGGGAAGACGAAGACTAGCCTTGAAGGTGGCTTCGAACAGGCTGCGTCAAGAATCAAGGTGTTATCTCCAAAAGTTGGAAAGCTAAGGTCAATTGACTATGATTCTCAAACTATGAAGATCAGCTGAGAGAGCGAAAGTATATAATGAGGGGACATGAGAAGCGAGACTGAACTGTGAACAGGATTCCCTTCTGTATCTTTATGCCTCGAAGTCAACCAAAAATATCATACCGCAATGCCTCAAATCCTTTCAAAAGATAAGGAAAATTAAGCAAGAGGAAGGGCCACTCCGAAATCCCCACCACAATGCACATGCTGCCAAGGAAATCGCTCACTCAATCATTGCTCTCTTGTCTCTCCTATCTATGTTTCCCCTTCTGGGAACCTGTTGGTTGTACATGCAAGCGTCCAATTGCGCCATCAAGTGCAAATATACTAAACCAGAAGAAACCAGAAGAACTTGACATGTGGTTTAAGGCATTCTTTGCTCTTAACGATATTCAGAGtaactattcattattcattaacCTACACACTGCTAAGAAATGTCGAAATATAATACATATGGAAAACAGCGAGCAGAGAAAGAAAACGTTGTAGCCTCTCATTGAATGGAAGCGGGCATTTagcaaaaaaaattcttttcttaaaagaaaagggGTTAGATCCcaaaaatcaaaagttaaaaattagcGAACGCAATAATACATGTAATTAGGAGAAAAATGTGGGGGAGAAACCTGAAAGAACTCGAAGAAGAAGTCATTGAAAAGAGCTACAGGTTCGTGGAATGCTTCAGCTTGAACTTGAGCTGcctttttcatctcatctgccTTCACAACCAGCCTTCTCACCCTCCATCCATACTCATCTACCAAATATCTACTCTTTTCCTCTGCGTTAATTGCAGAATTCCCATTTCCAACGAAACCCACTTCCTGATCAGCTGATGAGGTTGAACAATGCACTGCAAAAGCTCTAGCTTTCGCTAAATATAGCAACGGCTGCTCACTTTTCCCCCCACTTGGAATTGCATTTCTCCAACTTCCACCAAAATCCATCAAACTAGTCCTCCTACCTTGTTTATGACATGTAAAAACATTGGAAGGTTCTGAATGCAATCTTCTCagaatattattgtgatttgctAGCAAATGAGCCATGTGTTTTTTAGGATGGGGAATTAAGTTTCTGAAAGATACCTACATTACACGACGTTGTAACGAGTGCGTATGCGTGCTTGTCCCAGACTAGCTATCGAGAGCTACCAAAGGAAAGCTGTCGAGGGTATGTTGATGGGAATCAGGGCTTATATTTCTATACCATCTGCAACTCAACAGTTGATGCTTTGGCCGGATGCCCCATCTCAGACATAGAAGATCAGCATTGTCGTTTTAGTTGAGGTGGGAAAAGGTTGGACTTTAATTGGAGGGAAAGATAAAGGGATATGCGCACTGAGTGGTCATGAAGTCTCGCCTGCTTAAGACCATGAGAACCAAAGACGTCGACGTCAAAAGGGAACGCAAAGCTAAATCATGTCTCTGTTAtgaattgtttttaaattcacatgtctgtgtttgattatttattttattttattttatttttgtaagtcaCTCATGGGACTTCGCTTTTAATAAATTGAGGTTTATTTTTCTCCAATCTTCTGTTAggatttcttctcttttcctctaGGGTTTGAACTTTACATGATATTAGACGTTTTTTCCTTCCATGGCGCTGTCTCACAAATCCATCTTTGAGGATGCTACATCTCCTTTATTTCTTCATGTTAGTAACAGCCTTGGTGTTCTCCTTGTCACTCAGCCCCTTGTTGGCGACAACTACCATGCTTGGTCTCGATCAATGTTCATGGAGCTTTCGGCTAAGAACAAACTCGGTTTTGTCAATGGATCTCTCACCATGCCTTCGGAATCAACATATCCTCTTCTTTCTTCATGGCTCCGATGCAATAATATGGTGATATCTTGGCTCTTAAACTTTGCTTCTCGTTATATCTCTGCTAGTATTTTATACATTACTAATGCGCATGAGATCTAGTTAGATCTTAAGAACGTTTTTCACAAAAGAACGGTCCTAGCATTTTTCAATTGTAGAAATCGATTTATGCTCTCTCTCAAGGCTAGGTTTCCGTGAGTAATTATTTTACTCACCTAAAAGCTCTTTGGGATGAATTAGCTAATTACAAGCATGTTCCTGCTTGTTCTTGTGGAGCTATACGTACGTTGAACTCCTATGTTTAACAAAAGCATGTTTTACAGTTTCTAATGGGATTGAATGAATCTTTTGCACCTACTTATACTCAGATCTTGCTTATGGAGCCTTTGTCTCCTTTTAATAaggtgttttctcttattttacaAGAGGAACAACAACGAGAAATTTCTATTGTTTCTTTGCCTTCTGTTGATTCACATGTGTTTGTTTCCAAAACTGATGGAACCAGATTTGTTAAATCCTTTTCTAAGAAGGATAgaccagtgtgtaaacattgTGGAATCACTGGTCACGTGATTGACAAATGTTACAAATTGCAAGGTTTTCCACTAGGCTATAAACCAAAGACAAAGAAACAGTCTGTGGCCAATCACGTTGTCCTTAGTGATAGTAATTCCTCGGCTGCTTCTCCCTTTTCCTTTAACCAAGGCTCAGTATCAACAGTTTCTATCCATGCTTCATCCTCCAAACAGTACTGATGAGGTTTCTCCTGCTGTAAATGTAGTCACTACAACTTCTCCTTTTTTCTGGTATAACTTTTCCTCACAACGATAatcaatattttgttttctcttccaTTCAATATCATTTGATTCAAATGTTTGGATTCTTTATATAGGAGCCATAGATCATATGGTTCATTctattaattgtttttcttctatTACCAAATCTGTTAATGCCTCTGTTAAGCTTCCTAATGGTCAATCTGTGTCTGTTACACATATTGGCTTTGTTCATATTTATGAACACCTTGTTTTACATGGTGTTCTATGTGTACcttctttcaaattcaaattaatttctatCAGCAAATAGACTCAGTCACTGActtgttgttttttgttttcatctgACCTATGCTTCATTCAGGACTTGACTCGTTGGAGGCTGATTGGAGTGGGTAGATTGCAAGGACTTTATATACTGCAACAATCATGTTCTTCTTTTTCTAAACCTACTTCATATACTCCTTGCTTACTTGATAACATGTCTTTACATGCTTGTTCTGTATCATCCAAAAGGTCTAAGTATGAACTTTGGCATAATAGACTTGGTCATCCTTCTAATTCTAGgataatatttgtgaataaatttGTTCCACATTTGATTGTTCGATGCAATCCTTGTATGGTTTGTCCATTtgttaaacaaagaaaattacatTTCCCTAATAATGTTCATCTATTTGCTGCTCCTTTTGATCTTGTGCATTATGATATTTGGAGACCATGTTCTGTTCCTACTGTTGACggttatagatatttttttactattgttgatgattcaACTCATGCCACATGGCTTTGCCTTCTTAAGCATAAATATGAGGTTTCAcatgtttttaaagttttttttttttttaagttgattaaaacataatttcatctaaaaaaaaaaaaattcgtacTGATCATGGtgcataattttctttttctcagttTCTTCATTTCAAAGGTATTATACATCAACATAGTTGTATTGAAACTCCACACATAATTCTGTAGTGGAGAGAAAACATTAGCACATACTTAATATAGCTAGATCAATGATGATTCAGTCTCATTTACCTATTAATTTTTGGGGTGATGCTATTTTAACAATCCCCTGCATTATTAATAGGTTACCTACTCCTCTTCTAAATCACAAACTCATTTTGCCTCCACTTTGCAAAGATCTCACACCAAATTTGATCCTAAAGCTCgtacttgtatttttcttggatatCCTTTTGGGATCAAAGGATACAAATTTcttggtattaaaaaaattcaatgttTTATATCAAgacatgttgtttttcatgagcacatttttcctttttcatctaaaacttcttctcattttttgtcTCTTCCATCTATTGTTTTTCCTTGTCAATCTTTAACTTTAGATCTACTGCCTATGCCTTCAACAGTGTCCTCTTCAAATGATTCACCTACTGATTCTCCATCTTCTCCTTCCCCTATTCAAACACATGCTCCTGCCACTCAACCTACTATCTCACCAGTCACTTCTAAAATTCCTAGAAGATCCACTAGATTCAAAAGAGTCCTGGTTACTTGCAGATTTTCACtataattcttcttcttctgcacaCTCCACATCATCAGATCTTTCAACAAGTTCTTCTTCATCaggttcttcttcatttctttctt
Coding sequences within it:
- the LOC109012216 gene encoding uncharacterized protein LOC109012216 isoform X4; translated protein: MAHLLANHNNILRRLHSEPSNVFTCHKQGRRTSLMDFGGSWRNAIPSGGKSEQPLLYLAKARAFAVHCSTSSADQEVGFVGNGNSAINAEEKSRYLVDEYGWRVRRLVVKADEMKKAAQVQAEAFHEPVALFNDFFFEFFQAEVLSGLLYKLRNSPPNRYACLVTEPNTNASDVQKQLVGVVDVTVLRDKAVLEHLPAGAEEYLYVSGIAVLKEFR